Proteins from a genomic interval of Fundulus heteroclitus isolate FHET01 chromosome 21, MU-UCD_Fhet_4.1, whole genome shotgun sequence:
- the prtfdc1a gene encoding phosphoribosyltransferase domain-containing protein 1 isoform X1, whose translation MSSPKQMDDAKVKRGIVIQDDWPGYHLDLFTYPEHYHDDIENVYIPHGVIMNRVERLARYVMEDFEDSKIMVLCVLKGGYKFCADLVESIKVLGRSSSRYLETRVEFIRLKSYLNDQSTEDLHIIGSSDLSFLRGKSVLIVEAIVDTGKTMKALLKHVETFEPKMVKVAGLLVKRVSNVAESLTDYVGFEIPNRFVVGYALDYNEYFRDLNHICVISKSGKMKYKI comes from the exons ATGTCCTCACCGAAGCAAATGGATGATGCAAAAGTGAAAAGAGGAATTGTG ATTCAAGACGACTGGCCCGGCTACCACCTGGATCTGTTCACCTATCCTGAACACTACCACGATGACATTGAGAACGTTTACATCCCTCACGGAGTGATCATGAACAG AGTAGAGCGCCTGGCCCGCTACGTCATGGAGGACTTTGAGGACAGTAAGATCATGGTGCTGTGCGTCCTGAAGGGAGGCTACAAGTTCTGTGCAGATCTGGTGGAGTCCATCAAGGTTCTGGGACGCAGCTCCAGCCGGTACCTGGAGACGCGGGTGGAGTTCATCCGCCTGAAGAGCTACCTG aACGACCAATCAACAGAGGACCTGCACATCATCGGAAGCAGTGATCTGTCTTTTCTACGTGGGAAG AGTGTGCTCATTGTTGAG GCCATAGTCGACACAGGAAAGACCATGAAGGCTCTTCTGAAGCATGTGGAGACCTTTGAGCCAAAGATGGTCAAGGTCGCGGG TCTGCTGGTGAAGAGGGTCTCTAACGTGGCTGAAAGTCTGACAGACT ATGTTGGATTTGAAATCCCCAATCGATTTGTGGTCGGCTACGCCTTGGACTACAATGAATACTTCCGTGATCTGAAT CACATCTGCGTCATCAGCAAAAGTGGAAAGATGAAGTACAAGATTTAG
- the prtfdc1a gene encoding phosphoribosyltransferase domain-containing protein 1 isoform X2, producing the protein MSSPKQMDDAKVKRGIVIQDDWPGYHLDLFTYPEHYHDDIENVYIPHGVIMNRVERLARYVMEDFEDSKIMVLCVLKGGYKFCADLVESIKVLGRSSSRYLETRVEFIRLKSYLNDQSTEDLHIIGSSDLSFLRGKAIVDTGKTMKALLKHVETFEPKMVKVAGLLVKRVSNVAESLTDYVGFEIPNRFVVGYALDYNEYFRDLNHICVISKSGKMKYKI; encoded by the exons ATGTCCTCACCGAAGCAAATGGATGATGCAAAAGTGAAAAGAGGAATTGTG ATTCAAGACGACTGGCCCGGCTACCACCTGGATCTGTTCACCTATCCTGAACACTACCACGATGACATTGAGAACGTTTACATCCCTCACGGAGTGATCATGAACAG AGTAGAGCGCCTGGCCCGCTACGTCATGGAGGACTTTGAGGACAGTAAGATCATGGTGCTGTGCGTCCTGAAGGGAGGCTACAAGTTCTGTGCAGATCTGGTGGAGTCCATCAAGGTTCTGGGACGCAGCTCCAGCCGGTACCTGGAGACGCGGGTGGAGTTCATCCGCCTGAAGAGCTACCTG aACGACCAATCAACAGAGGACCTGCACATCATCGGAAGCAGTGATCTGTCTTTTCTACGTGGGAAG GCCATAGTCGACACAGGAAAGACCATGAAGGCTCTTCTGAAGCATGTGGAGACCTTTGAGCCAAAGATGGTCAAGGTCGCGGG TCTGCTGGTGAAGAGGGTCTCTAACGTGGCTGAAAGTCTGACAGACT ATGTTGGATTTGAAATCCCCAATCGATTTGTGGTCGGCTACGCCTTGGACTACAATGAATACTTCCGTGATCTGAAT CACATCTGCGTCATCAGCAAAAGTGGAAAGATGAAGTACAAGATTTAG